In Pelomonas sp. SE-A7, one genomic interval encodes:
- a CDS encoding S41 family peptidase, with product MRKAVLALATMLLWAASCGASPRLDEAARLVRAGQPAQARGLLESEIRDNGVNAANAWPLLKLHAAGGRSEAAFQLLSQLFNDKQQWLPPSWLEKNEALAALRSDARWAPMLDLARQREARQARGYAAAAIETPFREELPLAERLAGVSRIWSEAKYNFANFDLVPGLDWDALYLKTLEQVQKTPRTQDYYRELQRLVAALQDGHSNVYPPDELWDRSMARPGLRTQLIEGRVLVTELLDPALAGAGFKRGQELLAIDGRPVHEYAREQVRPFVSASTPQDLDVRQYGFDLLRGDSRQALRVTLRDSDDAKPRLLLLPRLTTEAYRALPKAPPFAWRMLPGDVALVELNGFDDDQAAEGYLKAFEQIRQARAIVFDLRANSGGNSSVGYRILATLADKPVPTSRWWTRSHVAAWRAWGRPMPVEGGHHGEVRPDEQRQFRGPVRVLTGAATYSAAEDFVAAFKSLGRGSVVGTATGGSTGQPLFFKLPGGGQARVCTKRDLLADGSEFIGKGLQPDQPVATTVAAWRAGRDEVLDEALAQLPR from the coding sequence ATGCGCAAGGCCGTACTGGCTCTGGCCACCATGCTGCTTTGGGCAGCGAGCTGCGGCGCATCGCCGCGGCTTGACGAAGCGGCGCGCCTGGTGCGCGCCGGCCAGCCGGCCCAGGCCCGCGGCCTGCTGGAAAGCGAGATCCGCGACAACGGCGTCAATGCCGCCAATGCCTGGCCGCTGCTGAAGCTGCATGCCGCCGGCGGGCGCAGCGAGGCCGCGTTCCAGCTGCTTTCCCAGCTGTTCAACGACAAGCAGCAGTGGTTGCCGCCGTCCTGGCTGGAGAAGAACGAGGCCTTGGCAGCGCTGCGCAGCGATGCCCGCTGGGCGCCAATGCTGGACCTGGCTCGCCAGCGCGAAGCCCGGCAGGCCCGAGGCTACGCTGCGGCTGCCATCGAGACGCCGTTCCGCGAGGAGCTGCCGCTGGCCGAGCGCCTGGCCGGCGTGTCGCGGATCTGGAGCGAGGCCAAGTACAACTTTGCCAACTTCGACCTGGTGCCGGGCCTGGACTGGGATGCGCTCTATCTGAAGACGCTGGAGCAGGTGCAGAAGACGCCGCGGACCCAGGACTACTACCGGGAGCTGCAACGACTGGTCGCGGCCCTTCAGGACGGTCACAGCAATGTCTATCCGCCCGACGAACTGTGGGACCGCAGCATGGCTCGGCCTGGCCTGCGCACCCAGCTGATCGAAGGCCGGGTGCTGGTGACCGAATTGCTGGATCCGGCCCTGGCCGGCGCCGGCTTCAAGCGGGGCCAGGAGCTGCTGGCCATCGATGGGCGCCCGGTCCATGAGTACGCGCGTGAGCAGGTGCGACCCTTCGTCAGCGCCTCGACCCCCCAGGACCTGGACGTCCGCCAGTACGGCTTCGACCTTTTGCGCGGCGACTCGCGTCAGGCCTTGCGGGTGACGCTGCGCGACAGCGACGATGCCAAGCCTCGCTTGCTGCTACTGCCTCGCCTGACGACCGAAGCCTACCGTGCGCTGCCCAAGGCGCCACCCTTTGCCTGGCGCATGCTGCCCGGCGACGTCGCCCTGGTCGAGCTGAACGGCTTCGACGACGACCAGGCGGCCGAGGGCTATCTGAAGGCCTTCGAGCAGATCAGGCAGGCACGCGCCATCGTGTTCGACCTGCGGGCCAATTCGGGTGGCAACAGCAGCGTCGGCTACCGGATCCTGGCCACGCTGGCCGACAAGCCGGTGCCGACCTCGCGCTGGTGGACCCGCAGCCATGTGGCGGCCTGGCGGGCCTGGGGCCGCCCCATGCCGGTCGAGGGCGGCCACCATGGTGAGGTGCGGCCCGATGAGCAGCGCCAGTTCCGCGGACCGGTGAGGGTGCTGACCGGCGCCGCCACCTACTCGGCCGCCGAGGACTTCGTCGCTGCGTTCAAGTCGCTGGGCCGCGGCTCGGTTGTAGGCACGGCGACAGGCGGCAGCACGGGCCAGCCGCTATTCTTCAAGCTCCCCGGTGGCGGCCAGGCGCGGGTCTGCACCAAGCGCGACCTGCTGGCCGATGGCAGCGAGTTCATCGGCAAGGGCCTGCAGCCGGACCAGCCCGTCGCGACGACGGTCGCGGCCTGGCGCGCGGGACGCGACGAGGTGCTGGACGAAGCACTGGCGCAACTGCCGCGCTAG
- a CDS encoding alpha/beta fold hydrolase: protein MDQPLFTAHPTQLRCSDGRLLAATWFGPVATPLAIAVISPAMAVAGSFYRAFAEWLACRGYAVLCYDYRGIGASRTASTKQETARLRDWARLDMAAALHAADRRRRLAGSVHGKPLALLWIGHSFGGNALGLVPGYEEKVDAVLGVAAQAADWRFWYGRHKLKAWLFFHAMLPVLAHGLGHVPGRLFGSRAQDLPKPAALEWAAWGRRRGFMFTDPSLQDELAYDRFDGPVHLWNVTDDHLFGPAAAVDELAQRFSAARVQRHTLAPQAVGLKAIGHFAMFRRELGERLWPLLMAPVEAGMAFRPR from the coding sequence ATGGACCAGCCGCTGTTCACCGCCCACCCGACCCAGCTGCGCTGCAGCGATGGGCGCCTGCTTGCCGCCACCTGGTTCGGACCGGTAGCCACGCCGCTGGCTATAGCCGTCATCAGCCCGGCCATGGCCGTGGCCGGCAGCTTCTACCGGGCCTTTGCCGAATGGCTGGCCTGCCGCGGCTATGCCGTGCTTTGCTACGACTACCGCGGCATAGGTGCCTCGCGCACGGCTTCGACCAAGCAGGAGACGGCCCGGCTGCGCGACTGGGCCCGGCTCGACATGGCGGCGGCCCTGCATGCGGCGGACCGGCGTCGGCGCCTGGCCGGCTCGGTCCATGGCAAGCCGCTGGCTCTGCTCTGGATAGGCCACAGCTTCGGCGGCAATGCCCTGGGCCTGGTGCCGGGTTATGAGGAGAAGGTCGACGCCGTGCTGGGCGTTGCGGCCCAGGCGGCCGACTGGCGCTTCTGGTACGGCCGGCACAAGCTCAAGGCCTGGCTGTTCTTCCATGCCATGTTGCCGGTCCTGGCCCATGGGCTGGGCCATGTGCCGGGCCGCTTGTTCGGCAGCCGGGCCCAGGACCTGCCCAAGCCGGCCGCGCTGGAATGGGCGGCCTGGGGCCGGCGCCGCGGCTTCATGTTCACCGACCCCAGCTTGCAGGACGAACTGGCCTACGACCGCTTCGACGGCCCGGTCCACCTGTGGAACGTGACCGACGACCATTTGTTCGGCCCGGCCGCGGCGGTGGACGAGCTGGCGCAGCGGTTCAGTGCCGCCCGGGTCCAGAGGCACACGCTGGCGCCGCAGGCCGTCGGCCTGAAGGCGATCGGCCATTTCGCCATGTTCCGGCGCGAGCTGGGTGAGCGGCTGTGGCCGCTCTTGATGGCCCCCGTGGAAGCGGGCATGGCTTTTCGGCCCCGCTAG
- a CDS encoding LysR family transcriptional regulator, with the protein MTTTSRSRYRRLLDEPALDANALELFARIAAAGSFASAARELGLTRAAVSRRIAAIESAVGVALFARSTRSLGLTEAGRRLLGRARQVREAAEGARLALRHQRDQLGGTLRISATPGFGRHVLAPLLSRFRDQHPALRYELFFTERRVDLLREGVDLAFRVTAKPPEDWVAQPVRRFAVRAYGLGPALDDPAALADEPLLLLGQHEEPLLGHWLHQDGRRAEVSMQAASWGSDLEALLAMARSGGGLAPAPDFCVPADDALVDRLPGWRLVVAEGEWVQALTLPVPAASETARALVAFVRAELGTAAPA; encoded by the coding sequence ATGACAACGACCTCACGCTCGCGCTACCGGCGCCTGCTGGACGAGCCGGCCCTGGATGCCAATGCGCTGGAGCTGTTCGCCCGCATCGCCGCGGCCGGCAGCTTTGCCTCGGCGGCCCGCGAGCTGGGCCTGACCCGGGCCGCGGTGAGCCGGCGCATCGCGGCCATCGAATCGGCCGTCGGCGTCGCCCTGTTCGCTCGCAGCACCCGCAGCCTGGGCCTGACCGAGGCCGGCCGGCGCCTGCTGGGACGTGCCCGCCAGGTGCGCGAAGCGGCCGAGGGCGCACGCCTGGCCTTGCGCCATCAGCGCGACCAGCTCGGCGGCACGCTACGCATCAGCGCCACGCCCGGCTTCGGCCGCCATGTGCTGGCGCCGCTGCTGAGCCGCTTCCGCGACCAGCATCCGGCGTTGCGCTACGAGCTGTTCTTCACCGAGCGGCGGGTCGACCTGCTGCGCGAAGGCGTGGATCTGGCCTTCCGCGTGACCGCCAAGCCGCCCGAGGATTGGGTGGCCCAGCCGGTGCGGCGCTTTGCCGTGCGGGCCTACGGCCTCGGGCCGGCGCTCGACGATCCCGCGGCTCTGGCCGACGAGCCCTTGCTGCTGCTGGGCCAGCATGAAGAGCCGCTGCTGGGCCATTGGCTCCACCAGGACGGGCGGCGGGCCGAGGTCAGCATGCAGGCCGCCTCCTGGGGCAGCGACCTGGAGGCGCTGCTGGCCATGGCCCGCAGCGGCGGCGGGTTGGCGCCGGCACCGGACTTCTGCGTGCCGGCGGACGATGCGCTGGTGGACCGCCTGCCCGGCTGGCGACTGGTCGTGGCCGAAGGCGAATGGGTGCAGGCCCTGACGCTGCCGGTGCCAGCCGCCTCGGAGACCGCGCGCGCCCTGGTGGCCTTTGTCCGCGCCGAACTCGGTACGGCGGCTCCGGCCTAG
- a CDS encoding DUF2277 domain-containing protein yields the protein MCRNIKTLFNFEPPATELEIRDASLQFVRKLSGFNVPSKANEEAFDRAVEEVARVARELIAGLVTTAPPRDREVEAAKARQRSLERFGR from the coding sequence ATGTGCCGCAACATCAAGACCCTGTTCAACTTCGAGCCGCCGGCCACCGAGCTGGAGATCCGCGATGCCTCGCTGCAGTTCGTGCGCAAGCTCAGCGGCTTCAATGTGCCGTCCAAGGCCAATGAAGAGGCCTTCGACCGCGCGGTCGAGGAGGTCGCCCGCGTGGCCCGTGAGTTGATCGCCGGCCTGGTGACGACGGCGCCGCCGCGCGACCGCGAGGTCGAGGCGGCCAAGGCGCGCCAGCGTTCGCTGGAGCGCTTCGGCCGCTAG
- a CDS encoding acyl-CoA dehydrogenase family protein yields the protein MILSEDHRAVQDAVRAYVQDQIAPKAAEWDKSHHFPAAELKGLAELGCYGVAVPTEYDGAGLDYLALSIILEEIGAGDGATSTVVSVNNCPCCSIMMAFGNEEQKQEFLKPLARGDMLGAFCLTEPHVGSEAGGLKTTAVRDGDDYVLNGVKQFITSGKNGDVAIVMAVTDKAAGKKGISAFLVPTKTPGYTVARIEDKMGQHASDTAQILFENCRIPARYRLGEEGQGLKIALSGLEGGRIGIASQSVGMARAAFEAALKYSKERVAFGVPIFEHQALQHKLADMATQIEAARQLIWHAAALKDAGQPCLKEAAMAKLFASEMAEKVCSAAIQVHGGYGYVSDFPVERIYRDVRVTQIYEGTSEVQKILIGRALI from the coding sequence ATGATCCTCAGTGAAGACCACCGCGCGGTGCAGGACGCCGTCCGCGCCTACGTCCAAGACCAGATCGCGCCCAAGGCGGCCGAATGGGACAAGAGCCACCATTTCCCGGCGGCCGAGCTCAAGGGCCTGGCCGAGCTGGGCTGTTACGGCGTGGCCGTGCCGACCGAGTACGACGGCGCTGGCCTGGACTACCTGGCTCTGTCCATCATCCTCGAGGAAATCGGTGCCGGCGACGGCGCGACCTCGACCGTGGTCAGTGTCAACAACTGCCCCTGCTGCTCCATCATGATGGCCTTCGGCAACGAAGAGCAGAAGCAGGAATTCCTCAAGCCGCTGGCGCGTGGCGACATGCTGGGCGCCTTCTGCCTGACCGAGCCGCATGTGGGATCGGAGGCCGGCGGCCTGAAGACCACGGCCGTGCGTGACGGCGACGACTACGTGCTGAACGGCGTCAAGCAGTTCATCACCAGCGGCAAGAACGGCGATGTGGCCATCGTGATGGCCGTGACCGACAAGGCCGCCGGCAAGAAGGGCATCTCGGCCTTCCTGGTGCCGACCAAGACGCCGGGCTACACCGTGGCCCGCATCGAGGACAAGATGGGCCAGCATGCCAGCGACACGGCGCAGATCCTGTTCGAGAACTGCCGCATCCCGGCGCGCTACCGGCTGGGCGAAGAAGGCCAGGGCCTGAAGATCGCGCTCTCGGGCCTGGAAGGCGGCCGCATCGGCATTGCCTCGCAGTCGGTGGGCATGGCGCGCGCGGCCTTTGAGGCGGCGCTGAAATACAGCAAGGAGCGCGTGGCCTTCGGCGTGCCCATCTTTGAGCACCAGGCCTTGCAGCACAAGCTGGCCGACATGGCCACGCAGATCGAGGCCGCGCGCCAATTGATCTGGCATGCGGCTGCGCTGAAGGATGCCGGCCAGCCCTGTTTGAAGGAAGCGGCCATGGCCAAGCTGTTCGCTTCCGAGATGGCCGAGAAGGTCTGCTCGGCGGCCATCCAGGTCCATGGCGGCTACGGCTATGTGAGCGACTTCCCGGTCGAGCGCATCTACCGCGACGTGCGAGTGACCCAGATCTACGAAGGCACGAGCGAGGTGCAGAAGATCCTGATCGGCCGGGCCTTGATCTGA
- a CDS encoding SDR family oxidoreductase yields MMQVLVIGASRGIGLEFVRQYRQAGAQVVATARSEDGLAELHKLGAKALKLDVADTASSSGLAWQIDGHQFDRVILNAGIHGTRTTGLQTPPQDEFDAVMRTNVLGPMRVLPQLVDSMAPGARLAILSSRMGSMGLRSASSSWLYRASKAAVNSVLRDASLVFAGRVVCVAFHPGWVRTDMGGSGADLSVDESVAGMREQLSKLTAADNGAFLNYDGQPLAW; encoded by the coding sequence GTGATGCAAGTCCTCGTCATCGGGGCTTCGCGTGGCATAGGCCTGGAGTTCGTCCGCCAGTACCGGCAGGCGGGCGCCCAGGTCGTGGCCACGGCGCGCAGCGAAGACGGCCTGGCCGAGCTGCACAAGCTCGGCGCCAAGGCCCTGAAGCTGGACGTGGCCGACACGGCCAGCAGCTCGGGCCTGGCCTGGCAGATCGACGGCCATCAGTTCGACCGCGTGATCCTGAACGCCGGCATCCACGGCACGCGCACCACCGGCCTGCAGACACCACCGCAAGACGAGTTCGACGCGGTGATGCGCACCAATGTGCTGGGCCCCATGCGCGTGCTGCCGCAGCTGGTCGATTCCATGGCGCCGGGCGCGCGCCTGGCCATCCTGTCCTCCCGCATGGGTTCCATGGGCTTGCGAAGCGCCAGCAGCAGCTGGCTGTACCGCGCCTCCAAGGCGGCGGTGAACTCGGTGCTGCGCGATGCCTCGCTGGTGTTCGCCGGTCGTGTCGTCTGCGTGGCCTTCCATCCGGGCTGGGTGCGCACCGACATGGGCGGCAGCGGCGCCGACCTCAGCGTCGATGAAAGCGTGGCCGGCATGCGTGAGCAGCTGTCCAAGCTCACGGCCGCCGACAACGGCGCCTTCCTCAACTACGACGGCCAGCCGCTGGCCTGGTGA
- a CDS encoding acetyl-CoA C-acyltransferase, protein MSDPIVIVSAARTPIGGLLGDFAGLQAWELAAVAIKAAVERAGVPGDAINEAFIGNCLMAGQGQAPARQAVLKAGLPQSVGAVTLSKMCGAGMRATMFAHDTLKAGSADILIAGGMESMTNAPHLMFARKGVKYGAAAMYDHMALDGLEDAYERGKAMGVFAEQCVSKYSFTREAQDQFAIASTERSKRANTDGSFAWEMAPVTIAGKAGDTVIDKDEQPFKAKLDKIPTLKPAFKKDGSITAATSSSISDGAAALVMMRESTAAQMGLKPVARIVGTAVHANAPEWFTTAPVGAIQKLLAKNGWDAKSVDLWEVNEAFAAVTMAAMAEFKLPHEIVNVNGGAVALGHPIGASGARIIVTLLGALKHRGLKRGVAALCIGGGEATAVGVELI, encoded by the coding sequence ATGTCTGATCCCATCGTCATCGTTTCCGCCGCCCGCACGCCGATCGGCGGCCTGCTGGGCGACTTCGCCGGCCTGCAGGCCTGGGAACTCGCGGCCGTCGCGATCAAGGCCGCGGTCGAGCGCGCCGGCGTGCCCGGCGACGCGATCAACGAGGCCTTCATCGGCAACTGCCTGATGGCCGGCCAGGGCCAGGCCCCGGCCCGCCAGGCCGTGCTCAAGGCCGGCCTGCCGCAGTCGGTCGGCGCCGTGACCCTGTCCAAGATGTGCGGCGCCGGCATGCGCGCCACCATGTTCGCCCACGACACGCTCAAGGCCGGCAGCGCCGACATCCTGATCGCCGGTGGCATGGAGTCCATGACCAATGCACCGCACCTGATGTTCGCCCGCAAGGGTGTCAAGTACGGCGCCGCTGCGATGTACGACCACATGGCCCTGGACGGCCTGGAAGACGCCTACGAGCGCGGCAAGGCCATGGGCGTGTTCGCCGAGCAATGCGTCAGCAAGTACAGCTTCACGCGTGAAGCGCAAGACCAGTTCGCCATCGCCTCGACCGAGCGCAGCAAGCGTGCCAACACCGACGGCAGCTTCGCCTGGGAAATGGCGCCGGTGACCATCGCCGGCAAGGCCGGTGACACCGTCATCGACAAGGACGAGCAGCCCTTCAAGGCCAAGCTCGACAAGATCCCGACGCTGAAGCCCGCCTTCAAGAAAGACGGCTCGATCACGGCCGCCACCTCGTCCTCGATCTCGGACGGCGCCGCCGCCCTGGTGATGATGCGCGAGTCCACCGCCGCCCAGATGGGCCTGAAGCCGGTGGCCCGCATCGTCGGCACGGCCGTGCATGCCAATGCGCCGGAGTGGTTCACCACTGCCCCGGTGGGTGCGATCCAGAAGCTGCTGGCCAAGAACGGCTGGGACGCCAAGAGCGTCGATCTGTGGGAAGTGAACGAGGCCTTTGCCGCCGTGACCATGGCCGCCATGGCCGAGTTCAAGCTGCCGCACGAGATCGTCAACGTCAACGGTGGCGCCGTGGCCCTGGGCCATCCGATCGGCGCCTCGGGAGCCCGCATCATCGTCACCCTGCTGGGCGCGCTGAAGCACCGCGGCCTGAAGCGCGGCGTGGCGGCGCTTTGCATCGGCGGTGGTGAGGCGACGGCTGTGGGCGTCGAGCTGATCTAA
- the aceK gene encoding bifunctional isocitrate dehydrogenase kinase/phosphatase, translating into MFPQKLNDARAFEIAEALLGGFNRHYRLFRATTAEAKRRFEQADWQGQQRAQALRIEFYDKRVDECVALLEERYQASRLAMEVWQQVKLHYIGLLVDHHQPELAETFFNSVCTRILHHGYFHNDFIFVRPAVSTEYIENDEPAAKPTYRCYYPSRETLRDTFIRIVTNCQLEREFEDLGRDVDQVLNAVQRELGLFRWRTNFQIQVLSSLFYRNKGAYLVGKIINGFSETPFALPILHKGDQLCIDAALFGEDDLLMLFSFAHAYFMVDMEVPSAAVAFLRSMMPRKPRAELYNAIGLQKHGKNLFYRDLLYHLRHSSDRFRIAPGIKGMVMLVFDLPSYPFVFKLIKDYFPPQKETTRELIQAKYLLVKQHDRVGRMADTLEFSNVALPRYRFDEELVKELKLFCPSLVEEKGGDLILRHVYIERRMVPLNLYLQEATPAQMEHAVIEYGNAIKDLVAANIFPGDMLWKNFGVTRHAKVVFYDYDEIEYLTDCNFRKVPAPRHEEDELSGEVWYPVHKGDVFPETFGPFLLGHPGVRELFMKHHAELLDAAFWQGHKARILAGHVHDVFPYEAHKRFQSQPGVRASLPSQMAAEPEPNELPVQ; encoded by the coding sequence ATGTTTCCGCAGAAGCTCAACGACGCGCGCGCCTTCGAGATCGCCGAGGCCCTGCTGGGCGGCTTCAATCGCCACTACCGGCTGTTCCGTGCCACCACGGCCGAGGCCAAGCGCCGCTTCGAGCAGGCCGACTGGCAGGGCCAGCAGCGGGCCCAGGCCCTGCGCATCGAGTTCTACGACAAGCGCGTGGACGAATGCGTGGCCCTGCTGGAAGAGCGCTACCAGGCCAGCCGTCTGGCCATGGAGGTCTGGCAGCAGGTCAAGCTGCACTACATAGGCCTGCTGGTCGACCACCACCAGCCTGAGCTGGCCGAGACCTTCTTCAATTCGGTCTGCACCCGCATCCTGCACCACGGCTATTTCCACAACGACTTCATCTTCGTGCGCCCGGCGGTCTCGACCGAGTACATAGAGAACGACGAGCCGGCCGCCAAGCCCACCTACCGCTGCTACTACCCCAGCCGCGAGACGCTGCGCGACACCTTCATTCGCATCGTCACCAACTGCCAGCTGGAGCGCGAGTTCGAGGACCTGGGACGTGACGTGGACCAGGTGCTGAATGCGGTGCAGCGCGAGCTGGGCCTGTTCCGCTGGCGCACCAATTTCCAGATCCAGGTGCTGAGCTCGCTGTTCTACCGGAACAAGGGCGCCTACCTGGTCGGCAAGATCATCAACGGCTTCAGCGAGACGCCGTTCGCCCTGCCCATCCTGCACAAGGGCGATCAGCTCTGCATAGACGCGGCCCTGTTCGGCGAGGACGACCTGCTGATGCTGTTCAGCTTCGCCCATGCCTACTTCATGGTGGACATGGAAGTGCCCAGCGCTGCTGTAGCTTTCCTGCGCTCCATGATGCCGCGCAAGCCGCGCGCCGAGCTCTACAACGCCATAGGCCTGCAAAAGCACGGCAAGAACCTGTTCTACCGCGACCTGCTCTACCACCTGCGCCATTCCAGCGACCGCTTCCGCATCGCGCCCGGCATCAAGGGCATGGTGATGCTGGTGTTCGACCTGCCCAGCTATCCCTTCGTGTTCAAGCTGATCAAGGACTACTTCCCGCCGCAGAAGGAGACCACGCGGGAGCTGATCCAGGCCAAGTACCTGCTGGTCAAGCAGCACGACCGCGTGGGCCGCATGGCCGACACGCTGGAGTTCAGCAACGTGGCCCTGCCGCGCTACCGCTTCGACGAGGAGCTGGTCAAGGAGCTGAAGCTGTTCTGCCCCAGCCTCGTGGAAGAGAAGGGCGGGGACCTGATACTGCGCCATGTCTACATAGAGCGCCGCATGGTGCCGCTGAACCTCTACCTGCAGGAGGCGACGCCGGCCCAGATGGAACATGCGGTGATCGAGTACGGCAATGCGATCAAGGACCTGGTGGCGGCCAACATCTTCCCTGGCGACATGCTGTGGAAGAACTTCGGCGTCACCCGTCACGCCAAGGTCGTGTTCTACGACTACGACGAGATCGAATACCTCACCGACTGCAATTTCCGCAAGGTGCCGGCGCCGCGCCATGAAGAGGACGAGCTCTCGGGCGAGGTCTGGTATCCGGTCCACAAGGGCGATGTGTTCCCCGAGACCTTCGGCCCCTTCCTGCTCGGCCATCCCGGTGTGCGCGAGCTGTTCATGAAGCACCATGCCGAGCTGCTGGATGCCGCCTTCTGGCAGGGCCACAAGGCCCGCATCCTGGCCGGCCATGTACATGACGTCTTTCCCTACGAGGCGCACAAGCGCTTCCAGTCCCAGCCCGGCGTCCGCGCCTCGCTGCCGTCGCAGATGGCAGCCGAGCCCGAGCCGAACGAGCTGCCTGTCCAATAA
- the can gene encoding carbonate dehydratase, whose product MSTNLQELLESNKQWAADTESREPGFFSRLLKQQTPQYLWIGCADSRVPANELVNLLPGELFVHRNVANVVVHSDLNCLSVMQFAVDQLKVKHIIVVGHSNCGGVRAALLDSHVGLVENWLRHVQDVRNDHQDWLDTLEPEQRVNALCELNVLEQARNACQTTVVRDAWARQQEVVVHGWVYGLHNGLLEDLSLTVSGPDEVAEVYKKALAGVKRRYEGSRLSSAA is encoded by the coding sequence ATGAGCACCAACCTTCAAGAACTCCTCGAGAGCAACAAGCAGTGGGCCGCCGACACCGAGTCGCGCGAGCCGGGCTTTTTCTCGCGCCTGCTGAAGCAGCAGACACCTCAGTACCTGTGGATTGGCTGCGCCGACAGCCGGGTGCCGGCCAACGAGCTGGTCAACCTGCTGCCGGGCGAGCTGTTCGTGCACCGCAACGTCGCCAACGTGGTGGTGCATTCGGACCTGAACTGCCTGTCGGTGATGCAGTTCGCCGTGGACCAGCTCAAGGTCAAGCACATCATCGTGGTCGGCCATTCCAACTGCGGCGGCGTGCGCGCCGCGCTGCTGGATTCGCATGTGGGCCTGGTCGAGAACTGGCTGCGCCATGTGCAGGACGTGCGCAACGACCACCAGGACTGGCTGGACACGCTGGAACCCGAGCAGCGCGTCAATGCGCTGTGCGAGCTCAACGTGCTTGAGCAGGCCCGCAATGCCTGCCAGACCACGGTGGTGCGCGACGCCTGGGCGCGCCAGCAGGAAGTCGTGGTGCACGGCTGGGTCTACGGCCTGCACAACGGCCTGCTGGAAGACCTGTCGCTGACGGTGTCCGGCCCCGACGAGGTGGCCGAGGTCTACAAGAAGGCCCTGGCCGGCGTGAAGCGCCGCTACGAGGGCTCGCGGCTGAGTTCCGCGGCCTGA
- a CDS encoding pyridoxal-phosphate dependent enzyme encodes MKALHLNTPLLRAAPGLFKHEEVWLKMDALQPSGSFKLRGVGHLVQQAAREGVREIVCASGGNAGFAAAYAGQALGMAVTIVLPETSSAAVAEKIAARGAKVLRQGAAFDEANAFAMALASERGARHVHPFDHPLLWAGHSTLIDEVLADGLEFDAVITAVGGGGLFCGIVQGLQRHGLHEVPVVAVETIGADSLAQSLQAGEAVTLPAITSIATSLGARRVADEALRLAQSHPTLSLTVSDAQATQACVRFADAMRVMVEPACGAALAALSVHEAELARFKRPLIEVCGGIAVSTSMLATWTIPA; translated from the coding sequence ATGAAGGCCCTGCACCTCAACACCCCGCTGCTGCGCGCCGCGCCCGGCCTCTTCAAGCATGAAGAGGTCTGGCTGAAGATGGATGCGCTGCAGCCCAGCGGCAGCTTCAAGCTGCGCGGCGTGGGGCATCTGGTGCAGCAGGCGGCGCGCGAGGGCGTGCGCGAGATCGTCTGCGCTTCGGGCGGCAATGCCGGCTTCGCCGCCGCCTATGCCGGCCAGGCCCTGGGCATGGCGGTCACCATCGTGCTGCCCGAAACCAGCAGCGCGGCCGTGGCCGAAAAGATCGCCGCCCGCGGCGCCAAGGTGCTGCGCCAGGGCGCGGCCTTCGATGAGGCCAACGCCTTTGCCATGGCGCTGGCGTCCGAGCGCGGCGCGCGCCATGTCCATCCCTTCGACCATCCGCTGCTGTGGGCCGGTCATTCGACCTTGATCGACGAAGTGCTGGCCGACGGCCTCGAGTTCGATGCCGTCATCACGGCGGTCGGTGGCGGCGGCCTTTTCTGTGGCATCGTGCAGGGCCTGCAGCGCCATGGGCTGCATGAAGTGCCGGTCGTCGCCGTTGAAACCATTGGCGCCGACAGCCTGGCCCAGAGCCTGCAAGCCGGCGAGGCCGTCACTCTGCCGGCCATCACTTCCATCGCCACTTCGCTGGGCGCACGCCGCGTGGCCGACGAGGCCCTGCGGCTGGCACAAAGCCATCCGACCCTCAGCCTGACGGTCAGCGACGCGCAGGCCACGCAAGCCTGCGTCCGCTTTGCCGATGCCATGCGCGTCATGGTGGAGCCGGCCTGCGGCGCGGCCCTGGCGGCCTTGAGCGTGCACGAAGCCGAGCTAGCCCGATTCAAAAGACCCTTGATCGAAGTCTGCGGTGGCATCGCCGTCAGCACCTCGATGCTTGCCACATGGACAATCCCGGCATGA